GCCACCGATCAAGACCGTCCACCAACAGCGCCAGTTCCTTCAGCCCCTTCCCGCCAAGCAGCTTGCCCTGCACGACCAGACGCGCCCCTTCCACAAGGGACACACCATTCGATCGCGCCGTACGCTGGATCGTTTGCACTGCCTTGTCACCAAGGCCGCGTTTGGGGGTGTTCACGATCCGCTCGAACGCGAGATCATCGTCCTGGCTGACCGCGAGCCTGAAATAGGCCATGGCATCGCGGATTTCCATGCGTTCATAAAACCGCGGCCCCCCGATCACGCGGTATGGCAGACCGATCGTCAGAAAACGGTCTTCGAAGGCGCGCATCTGATGCGAGGCGCGGACAAGAATGGCCATATGATCCAACGAATAGGGTGACAACCCGCGCGTGCCGCGCTGGAGGGCCTCGACCTCCTCGCCGATCCAGCGGGCCTCTTCCTCGCCGTCCCAATGGCCGATCAAACGGACTTTTTCGCCATCATCGCCTTCGGTGAAAAGCGTCTTGCCAAGCCGCCCCTTATTGGCAGAGATCACGCCGCCCGCCGCACCAAGGATATGACCCGTCGAGCGGTAGTTCTGCTCCAGCCGGACGACATGGGCACCCGGAAAATCCTTTTCAAAGCGCAGGATATTGCCAACTTCGGCACCCCGCCATCCATAGATCGACTGATCGTCATCGCCGACGCAGCAGATGTTCTTGTGCCCGCCCGCCAGCAGGCGCAGCCAGAGATACTGGGCAACGTTTGTATCCTGATACTCGTCCACCAGAATATAGCGGAACCAGCGCTGGTACTGTTCCAGCACGTCAGGATGGGTCTGGAAGATCGTCACGACGTGCAACAGCAGATCGCCGAAATCGCAGGCGTTCAGGTCCAGCAGACGCCGCTGATAGGCCGCATAGAGATCGATGCCCTTGTGATCGAAGGCCCCGCTTTCAGCGACTGGCACCTTGTCGGGTGTCAACGCCTTGTTTTTCCAGCCGTCAATGATCCCCGCCAGCATGCGCGGCGGCCAGCGTTTTTCATCGATGTCGTCAGCAACGACCAACTGCTTGAGCAACCGCAACTGGTCATCTGTATCCAAAATCGTGAAGTTCGACTTCAGCCCGACAAGTTCCGCATGACGGCGCAGCAGCTTCACACTGATCGCATGGAATGTGCCAAGCCAGGGCATCCCCTCCACCGCTTCGCCCAGCAGGCGACCCACGCGCATCTTCATCTCGCGTGCGGCCTTGTTGGTAAAGGTCACAGCAAGGATTTCATGCGGGCGGGCGGTGCCGGTCGTCAGCAGATGGGCGATGCGCGATGTCAGCGCCTTGGTCTTGCCCGTGCCAGCCCCCGCCAACATCAACACAGGTCCGTCAAGTGTTTGCACCGCTTCGCGCTGGGCAGGGTTCAATTCATCAAGGTAGGGCGCGCCCCGCCCGACCATGGCGCGTTGGGACAAGGGGACACTCGCGGCCTCAAAGGCGTCTTCTTCGGAAAAACTGCTCATGGCGCGAAATATAGCTGGCAATCGGGCAAGAGGAAAGCATGTTCGCGAAACGTTCTTCTTTCTTTGTCCAATCAAACTTCCGCCGGAGGCTCGACACTTGCAAGCGGCACAGGTTCCGCCATAGCGTCCGACTATGAGCCACGCGAAATATCCTGCCATTTCAGACCTGAAGGACCGCGCCCGCCGCAGGATCCCGCATTTCGTGTGGGAATACCTCGACAGCGCGACAGGGGACGAGGCGACCATGCATCGCAATCGCGCGGCACTGGAGTCCATTCTTCTTCAGCCGTCGATCCTGCACGGTGAATTCACGCCTGATCTGTCAACCAGCCTGCTCGGGCGCAGCTATCCCCTGCCGATAGGGATCGCACCTGTCGGCATGTCCGGGCTGATCTGGCCCGGCGCAGAGAAAATGCTGGCGCGGACAGCCGCAAAGGAAGGCATCCCCTACACCATTTCAACCGTCGCAACGCAGGCACCCGAGGATGTGGGCCCGCATATGGGCGATCAGGGCTGGTTCCAGATCTACCCGCCGCGTGACAAGTCGATCCGCGAAGATATGCTCCGGCGTGCGCGGGACGCCGGCTTTCACACGCTTGTTCTTACGGTGGATGTGCCGGTCGCGTCGCGTCGCGAACGCCAGACGCGCGGCGGCCTGACGCAGCCGCCGAAACTGTCGGGTCGTCTGGCCTTGCAAGCAGCGATATGCCCCGCTTGGCTGATGGGAATCTACCAGACCGGCATGCCACGCATGAAGCTGATGGACAGCTACGCCGAACAGAAGACCAAACTGCCATCCAACCAGCATGTCGGCTACCTGCTGCGCACGTCGCCGGACTGGACCTATCTGGCCGCCTTGCGCGATGAATGGGATGGCCCTTTGATCGTGAAGGGTGTTCTGGACGCGCGCGATTGCGACCGGCTCAAGTCTGACGGAGCCGACGCCATCTGGATCAGCAATCACGCCGGCCGCCAATTCGCCGCGGCCCCGGCGACAATTGACGTCCTCGCGCAGGTCCGCGCCGCGACAGATTTGCCTGTTATCATTGACAGTGGTTTCACGGGCGGACTTGACGTGCTGCGCGCACTCGCTCTTGGCGCGGATTTCGTGATGATGGGGCGTCCGTTTCACTATGGCATTGCCGCGATGGGTGAACCCGGTGCCGCCCATGTCATCGATATCATCCGCCAGGATATGATCGCGAACATGGGGCAACTAGGCACCAGAACGCTGTCCGAATTGCCAAACCGCCTCATTTCTACGCAATAACCCGTATAGACGCCCTGCATTTCACGCCATAGAAATGCTGCAACTGCAAAAGGGACTGCCATGGCCGACTTCAAGAAAATCCTCATTGCCAACCGCGGTGAAATCGCAATCCGCATCATGCGCGCCGCCAACGAGATGGGAAAGAAAACCGTCGCGGTCTTTGCAGAAGAGGACAAGCTGGGTTTGCACCGCTTCAAGGCCGATGAAGCCTACCGCATCGGCGAGGGCATGGGACCTGTCGCCGCGTATCTGTCGATTGAGGAAATCATCCGTGTCGCCAAGATGTCCGGGGCCGATGCAATCCACCCGGGCTATGGTCTTTTGTCCGAGAACCCTGATTTCGTGGATGCCTGCACCGACAACGGCATCACCTTCATTGGTCCCAAAGCCAAGACGATGCGCCAGTTGGGTGACAAGGCCAGCGCCCGCCGGGTGGCAATCGAGGCCGGCGTGCCCGTCATTCCTGCCACCGAAGTGCTGGGCGAGGATATGGCCGCGATCAAGAAAGAGGCCAAGAAGGTCGGCTATCCCCTGATGCTCAAGGCATCATGGGGTGGTGGTGGTCGCGGGATGCGCCCCATCATGTCCGAGGACGAACTGGAAGAAAAAGTGCGCGAGGGCCGTCGCGAGGCCGAAGCCGCATTCGGCAACGGTGAAGGGTATCTTGAAAAGATGATCATGCGCGCCCGCCACGTCGAGGTGCAGATCCTTGGCGACAGCCATGGTGCGATCTACCATTTGTGGGAGCGTGATTGTTCGGTGCAGCGCCGCAACCAGAAGGTCGTTGAGCGCGCCCCTGCCCCCTATCTGTCCGGCACGCAACGCGAACAGCTTTGCCAATTGGGCAAGAAGATCTGCCAGCACGTGAACTATGAATGCGCGGGTACCGTCGAATTCCTGATGGATATGGACAGTGGTGAATTCTACTTTATCGAGGTGAACCCGCGCGTGCAGGTCGAACACACTGTCACCGAGGAAGTCACAGGCATCGACATCGTGCGCGCCCAGATCCTGATTGCCGAAGGCAAATCGCTGGTCGAGGCCACGGGCTGTGCGTCCCAGTATGACGTCAAACTTGACGGGCACGCCTTGCAATGTCGTGTCACGACCGAAGACCCGCAGAACAATTTCATCCCCGACTATGGTCGCATCCAGATGTATCGCAGCGCCACAGGTCCGGGTATCCGCCTTGACGGTGGCACGGCCTATTCCGGTGCGGTCATCACACGTTATTACGACTCGCTTTTGACCAAGGTCACCGCCCGCGCCCCGACGCCCGAAATGGCTATTGCCCGGATGGATCGTGCCTTGCGCGAATTCCGGATACGCGGGGTGTCCACCAACATCGCTTTTGTCGAAAATCTGCTGAAGCATCCGACGTTCCTGAACAATGAATACCACACGAAGTTCATCGACGAGACGCCTGATCTGATGAAGTTTTCCAAGCGTCGGGATCGGGCGACAAAGATCCTGACCTACATCGCGGATATTACCGTGAACGGGCATCCGGAAACCGCAGGTCGCGCCTTGCCAGCGGCCGATGTGAAGCCGCCCAGACCTGTTGTCAAGCCGACCAAGGACATTCCGCATGGCACACGCAACATTCTGGACGATCTCGGCCCGGAGGCTGTCGCCGACTGGATGCGCGATCAGAAACAGCTGCTGATCACGGACACGACGATGCGTGATGGCCATCAGTCCTTGCTGGCCACACGGATGCGGTCGATCGACATGATCAACGCGGCACCCGCCTACGCGACAAAGATGAACCAGCTTTTCAGCGTGGAATGCTGGGGTGGTGCGACGTTCGATGTAGCCTATCGTTTCTTGCAGGAATGCCCCTGGCAACGTCTGCGCGATATACGTGCGCACATGCCCAATATCATGACGCAGATGCTGCTGCGCGCCTCGAACGGCGTCGGCTACACCAACTATCCCGACAACGTGGTGCAGGAATTCGTGCGGCAGGCCGCCGTTT
The sequence above is drawn from the Cognatiyoonia koreensis genome and encodes:
- a CDS encoding ATP-dependent helicase, giving the protein MSSFSEEDAFEAASVPLSQRAMVGRGAPYLDELNPAQREAVQTLDGPVLMLAGAGTGKTKALTSRIAHLLTTGTARPHEILAVTFTNKAAREMKMRVGRLLGEAVEGMPWLGTFHAISVKLLRRHAELVGLKSNFTILDTDDQLRLLKQLVVADDIDEKRWPPRMLAGIIDGWKNKALTPDKVPVAESGAFDHKGIDLYAAYQRRLLDLNACDFGDLLLHVVTIFQTHPDVLEQYQRWFRYILVDEYQDTNVAQYLWLRLLAGGHKNICCVGDDDQSIYGWRGAEVGNILRFEKDFPGAHVVRLEQNYRSTGHILGAAGGVISANKGRLGKTLFTEGDDGEKVRLIGHWDGEEEARWIGEEVEALQRGTRGLSPYSLDHMAILVRASHQMRAFEDRFLTIGLPYRVIGGPRFYERMEIRDAMAYFRLAVSQDDDLAFERIVNTPKRGLGDKAVQTIQRTARSNGVSLVEGARLVVQGKLLGGKGLKELALLVDGLDRWHAQVRAEEDTHVELAEMILDESGYTGFWQNDKTPEAPGRLENLKELVKALENFENLQGFLEHVSLIMDNETEQEGEKVSIMTLHAAKGLEFPCVFLPGWEDGLFPSQRSMDESGMKGLEEERRLAYVGITRAEEICTISFAANRRVYGQWQSSMPSRFIDELPEDHVEVLTPPGLYGGGYGAAGMAASANPRVQEMMGSDLHQKAAEANVYNSPGWKRLQSRSQQRGMAQPSEARNMTIDLDAVSAFTEGDRVFHQKFGYGEVMGIEGEKLLIEFDKAGTKNVIAKFIVNADAADDVPF
- a CDS encoding alpha-hydroxy acid oxidase — translated: MSHAKYPAISDLKDRARRRIPHFVWEYLDSATGDEATMHRNRAALESILLQPSILHGEFTPDLSTSLLGRSYPLPIGIAPVGMSGLIWPGAEKMLARTAAKEGIPYTISTVATQAPEDVGPHMGDQGWFQIYPPRDKSIREDMLRRARDAGFHTLVLTVDVPVASRRERQTRGGLTQPPKLSGRLALQAAICPAWLMGIYQTGMPRMKLMDSYAEQKTKLPSNQHVGYLLRTSPDWTYLAALRDEWDGPLIVKGVLDARDCDRLKSDGADAIWISNHAGRQFAAAPATIDVLAQVRAATDLPVIIDSGFTGGLDVLRALALGADFVMMGRPFHYGIAAMGEPGAAHVIDIIRQDMIANMGQLGTRTLSELPNRLISTQ
- a CDS encoding pyruvate carboxylase, encoding MADFKKILIANRGEIAIRIMRAANEMGKKTVAVFAEEDKLGLHRFKADEAYRIGEGMGPVAAYLSIEEIIRVAKMSGADAIHPGYGLLSENPDFVDACTDNGITFIGPKAKTMRQLGDKASARRVAIEAGVPVIPATEVLGEDMAAIKKEAKKVGYPLMLKASWGGGGRGMRPIMSEDELEEKVREGRREAEAAFGNGEGYLEKMIMRARHVEVQILGDSHGAIYHLWERDCSVQRRNQKVVERAPAPYLSGTQREQLCQLGKKICQHVNYECAGTVEFLMDMDSGEFYFIEVNPRVQVEHTVTEEVTGIDIVRAQILIAEGKSLVEATGCASQYDVKLDGHALQCRVTTEDPQNNFIPDYGRIQMYRSATGPGIRLDGGTAYSGAVITRYYDSLLTKVTARAPTPEMAIARMDRALREFRIRGVSTNIAFVENLLKHPTFLNNEYHTKFIDETPDLMKFSKRRDRATKILTYIADITVNGHPETAGRALPAADVKPPRPVVKPTKDIPHGTRNILDDLGPEAVADWMRDQKQLLITDTTMRDGHQSLLATRMRSIDMINAAPAYATKMNQLFSVECWGGATFDVAYRFLQECPWQRLRDIRAHMPNIMTQMLLRASNGVGYTNYPDNVVQEFVRQAAVSGVDVFRVFDSLNWVENMRIAMDAVIKANKVCEGTICYTGDMMDPDRSKYDLKYYVGMAKDLEAAGAHVLGLKDMAGLLKPAAATALVTALKEEVGLPIHFHTHDTSGAAIATVLAASAAGVDCVDGAMDALSGNTSQPTLGSIVEALKGTDRDTGLDIKAIREISNYWEQVREHYKAFESGLQAPASEVYLHEMPGGQFTNLKAQARSLGLEERWHEVAQTYADVNQMFGDIVKVTPSSKVVGDMALMMVSQNLTRADVEDPKTDVVFPDSVVEMMRGALGQPPGGWPKAIQKKVLKSETPITERPGKSLPPVDLDAKRTELTDLLEGKAIDDEDLNGYLMYPKVFLDYMGRHRIYGPVRTLPTRTFFYGMEPGEEIVAEIDPGKTLEIRLQAVSDMNEDGEVKVFFELNGQPRAIRVKNRLAAADKVTRPKAEPGNENHIGAPMPGVVATVGVQAGQKVKEGDLLLTIEAMKMETGIHAERDATVKAVHITAGGQIDAKDLLVEFE